GAAGCAATGGGTATAACAGAAACGGCATGGTACAAAAAACTAAAAGGATTCTTTACCAAAAGCAAACCTATTGAAGAAGAAGATACGATAATACTAGACCATGATTACGATGGTATTAAAGAGCTTGATAATGTATTGCCACCATGGTGGGTATACCTCTTTTACATAACTATTATTTTCTCGGTTATTTATTTGGTTCGTTTTCATATTTACGGTGGTTACACCCAAGAAGAAGAGTTCCAGAAAGAAATGGCTGAGGCTAAAATTGCTGTAGAAGAATACAAAAAAACAGCTAAAGATTTGGTTAGTGCCGAAACGGTTACATTATTAACCGAATCAGGCGACTTGGCAAGTGGTAAAGAAATATTTAATACCAATTGTGCTGCCTGCCACAGAGCTGATGGTGGGGGCGGTATTGGACCCAACTTAACCGATGCGTACTGGATACTTGGTGGTGGTATTAAAAATGTATTTACAACCATTATGGAAGGTGGTAGAGATGGTAAAGGTATGGTGGCATGGAACGGTACATTAAAACCATCCGAAATACAACAAGTATCAAGCTACGTTCTTTCAATGCAAGGTACTAACCCTCCTGATGCTAAAGCAGCAGAAGGCGAAATATGGCAAGACGAAACAGAAGCACCAACAACGGAAGAAGGAGCAGAAAATGCAGATGATAAAGATGCTACAGAAGAAACAGCAGCCGACACTGAAGAAGAGTTACAAGTAGCTCAAAACTAAAACAACAAGCACAATGGCAGCACAAATGGATGATGGATTTCGTGATACAATAGGCACGATAGATGAAGAAGGGAAACGGTCGTGGCTTTATCCTAAAAAGCCATCAGGAAAGTTTTACAAATACAGAAAATTAGTTAGTTATTTTTTACTAGCCGCACTGTTTTTATCGCCTTTTATTAAAATAAATGGTAATCAATTCCTGATGTTTAATGTGCTAGAACGCAGGTTCAATATTTTCGGATTTCCGTTTTGGCCGCAAGATTTCCACCTCTTTGTTATCTCCATGATAATAGGAGTAGTATTTGTAGCCTTATTTACAGTAGCATTCGGTCGTATATTTTGTGGTTGGATGTGTCCGCAAACCATCTTTCTCGAAATGGTATTTAGGCGTATCGAGTATGCTATAGAAGGCGACAGGAACGCACAAATGAAGCTGGATAGAATGGAGTGGAATGCCGAAAAGATTAGAAAAAAAGCACTCAAGTGGACTATATTCTTTATCATTTCGTTTGCCATAGCCAATGTGTTTTTAGCTTACCTTGTAGGTAGCGATAAACTTATTGCCATGGTGCAAGATGGTCCGTTGGAGCATTGGGGTAACCTTATAGCATTGCTAATATTTACGGGGGTATTCTACTTTATATTTGCGTGGTTCAGAGAGCAAGTTTGTATTATAGCATGCCCTTACGGTAGGTTACAAGGCGTACTACTCGATAACAAATCAGTAATTGTAGCGTACGACCATGTTAGGGGAGAAGCAGAAGCAGGACGCGGAAGAATTGTTAAAGGCGAAGATAGAGTTGCATCGGGTAAAGGCGATTGTATTGACTGTAAGTTGTGTGTACATGTTTGCCCAACAGGTATTGATATTAGGAATGGTACACAGCTAGAATGTACCAACTGTACTGCCTGTATTGACGAGTGTAACACCGTAATGGAAAAAGTAGGCTTACCTAAAGGCTTAATACGCTATACCAGTGAAGACGAAATAACTAAAAAAGAAAAATTTAAGTTTACAGCTAGGATGAAGGGGTACAGTGCCGTACTGCTAATATTACTAGGCATATTTACAGGAATGCTGTTTTTACGAAATGATGTTGAAGCTACTGTTTTACGCTTACCTGGGCAGTTGTACGAACACAAAGGCGAAAACATAAGCAATGTATTTACCTATAAAATTGTAAACAAAACGGCCAAACCTTTTAACAACGTTTATTTTAAATTGGTAAAACCGCAAGGTGTAGTAAAAATGGTAGGTAACGATACCTTTACCATTGAACGAGAAGGTTTAGCCGAAGGAACATTGTTTATAGAAATTAACCCAGCCTATTTGGATGGCGATAAAACCAAAATAACCCTACAAGTATACGATGGCGATAAAGTGATTGAAACAGAAACAACAACCTTTTTAGCACCGCGTACTTTTAACTAAATACAAATAGTATTATGAATATTAAATTGAATTGGGGTACTGGAATTGTTATTGCATTTGCATTTTTTATAGCCTTTATACTCTTTTTTGTAATCAAGGTACAATCCGATGCTAAATACGATAACGAGCTTGTAGTAGACGATTATTATAAAAAAGAGCGTGTATTGCAGGCAAAAATAGATAAGCAGCAAAATGCAGCCAGTTTAAAAGATAAAGTGGCTATACTAAATGAAAGTGAAGCCATTAAAATAGTTTTTCCAAGTGGTTTTGATGCTACTAAAATAAAAGGAAAAGTGTCCTTATACCGACCGTCTAACCAAAGACTCGATTTTGAAATTCCGATTTCAATTTCGGTTCCTTATCTGCTCATACCTAAAAGTGATTTGGCAGGCGGTCGTTGGGGCATTACTGTAGATTGGGAGTACGATGATACAGCATATCTTAATAATAGAATGCTAACACTATAATTAAAACAATAACCCAATAGCATTAACCATGCTCTACTCAGCACTCATATTAGGTTTACTCTCTAGCCTGCATTGCATAGGCATGTGCGGACCTATAGCCATGATGCTGCCTGTAGATAGGCATAATCCCGCCAAAAAAGCAATCCAGATAATGCTATACCATACAGGCAGGCTTACTGCCTACGGTAGTTTAGGGCTTATTTTTGGCACATTAGGCAAAGGGCTTTATTTGGCAGGAATGCAGCAACAAATGGCTATTATAGCAGGTGTTTTAATGATTGTTGTTGCTATGACTCCCGAAAAGATATTTGCACGCTACAATTTCTCAAAACCAGTATATAAACTAATAGCTAAAGTAAAAACAGGCTTAGGAAATCAGTTTAAAAAACGAAGTTATAAAGCCTTATTTATAACAGGGCTTTTAAACGGTTATTTGCCATGCGGTATGGTATATGCAGCCCTATTTGGTGCTATAGCCATGCAAAATACAACGCTAGGCTTTGGTTATATGGTATTGTATGGTGTAGGTACCATACCCATGATGAGTGCCGTGGTATACGTATCGGGCTTTATGTCGGGGCATTGGCGTAACAAATTAGCAAGTTATGTACCTTATGTAGCTGTTTTTATAGGAATGCTTTTTATAATGCGTGGGCTAGGTTTGGGCATACCCTACATATCACCTTCTGATGCTAGCCTTTTCGTTCAGAATAATCCCGATTGTGTTGTAATAAATCCATAATAAAAAAGCCGCTAAACCTAAAATTTAGCGGCTTTTTCTTGCGTTAGGGTTAGTTAATCTAAACAGTCATCGAAAATAATTTTGTTTGTGGCGCTTTACGTTTCAATCTCAAATCGAAAGCCATGCATATATTGCGCACAAACGGTTTTCCTTTTTCGGTAACAATAATATTATTTTTTCCTAGTACTAATAATTCGTCCCTTTCCATTTCGGTAAGATTTAGTAATACATCAGGCAATTCGTCAAAATAATCAGTTTCCTCCTCCCACGATGTTTTAAATTGGCACATAAGGTTGAGTATATGTTTTCTAATAAGCAAATCCTCATCAGTGAGCAAATGCCCTCTAAATACAGGCAGTTCATTACTATCTAATCGTTTATAATAATCTTCTAACGTTTTTTCGTTTTGCGCAAAACTGTACCAGCTATCGCTAATAGACGATACACCCAAACCAACCATT
The Flavobacterium litorale genome window above contains:
- a CDS encoding sulfite exporter TauE/SafE family protein, translating into MLYSALILGLLSSLHCIGMCGPIAMMLPVDRHNPAKKAIQIMLYHTGRLTAYGSLGLIFGTLGKGLYLAGMQQQMAIIAGVLMIVVAMTPEKIFARYNFSKPVYKLIAKVKTGLGNQFKKRSYKALFITGLLNGYLPCGMVYAALFGAIAMQNTTLGFGYMVLYGVGTIPMMSAVVYVSGFMSGHWRNKLASYVPYVAVFIGMLFIMRGLGLGIPYISPSDASLFVQNNPDCVVINP
- a CDS encoding cbb3-type cytochrome c oxidase N-terminal domain-containing protein, which encodes MRKIIPVYVRVPVLFALVFMAMEYFIDSGEKPAFIEYPMVSVFLFVFLFTQIAIEIVISAMDKITYAILTEEQKKQLAETEAMGITETAWYKKLKGFFTKSKPIEEEDTIILDHDYDGIKELDNVLPPWWVYLFYITIIFSVIYLVRFHIYGGYTQEEEFQKEMAEAKIAVEEYKKTAKDLVSAETVTLLTESGDLASGKEIFNTNCAACHRADGGGGIGPNLTDAYWILGGGIKNVFTTIMEGGRDGKGMVAWNGTLKPSEIQQVSSYVLSMQGTNPPDAKAAEGEIWQDETEAPTTEEGAENADDKDATEETAADTEEELQVAQN
- the ccoG gene encoding cytochrome c oxidase accessory protein CcoG produces the protein MAAQMDDGFRDTIGTIDEEGKRSWLYPKKPSGKFYKYRKLVSYFLLAALFLSPFIKINGNQFLMFNVLERRFNIFGFPFWPQDFHLFVISMIIGVVFVALFTVAFGRIFCGWMCPQTIFLEMVFRRIEYAIEGDRNAQMKLDRMEWNAEKIRKKALKWTIFFIISFAIANVFLAYLVGSDKLIAMVQDGPLEHWGNLIALLIFTGVFYFIFAWFREQVCIIACPYGRLQGVLLDNKSVIVAYDHVRGEAEAGRGRIVKGEDRVASGKGDCIDCKLCVHVCPTGIDIRNGTQLECTNCTACIDECNTVMEKVGLPKGLIRYTSEDEITKKEKFKFTARMKGYSAVLLILLGIFTGMLFLRNDVEATVLRLPGQLYEHKGENISNVFTYKIVNKTAKPFNNVYFKLVKPQGVVKMVGNDTFTIEREGLAEGTLFIEINPAYLDGDKTKITLQVYDGDKVIETETTTFLAPRTFN
- a CDS encoding FixH family protein, which codes for MNIKLNWGTGIVIAFAFFIAFILFFVIKVQSDAKYDNELVVDDYYKKERVLQAKIDKQQNAASLKDKVAILNESEAIKIVFPSGFDATKIKGKVSLYRPSNQRLDFEIPISISVPYLLIPKSDLAGGRWGITVDWEYDDTAYLNNRMLTL